Proteins found in one Prochlorothrix hollandica PCC 9006 = CALU 1027 genomic segment:
- the remA gene encoding extracellular matrix/biofilm regulator RemA, whose amino-acid sequence MDVRLINIGFGNIVAANRVITIVSPESAPIKRIISDARERGQLVDATYGRRTRAVIVTDSGHTILSAIQPETVANRFVVTKDNHEGS is encoded by the coding sequence ATGGATGTTCGACTCATTAACATTGGTTTTGGCAATATCGTGGCGGCTAACCGAGTGATTACGATCGTTAGCCCCGAATCTGCCCCCATCAAACGTATCATCAGTGACGCTCGCGAACGGGGTCAACTGGTGGATGCAACCTATGGACGGCGGACTCGTGCTGTGATTGTGACGGATTCCGGTCACACTATTCTGTCTGCCATTCAGCCTGAGACCGTGGCCAACCGCTTTGTGGTCACCAAAGACAATCACGAGGGATCGTAA
- the gmk gene encoding guanylate kinase → MGFSRDSQRVVVITGPSGVGKGTLLQQLQQKYPQIHISISATTRSPRAGEVEGQHYFFVSPAEFQTMVTGGELLEWAEFAGNCYGTPRKPVETQVSQGNLVILEIEVEGARQVRQTFPDALQIFVLPPSLGELEKRLRSRGQDSEAAIDRRLDKAKEELAAAPEFDVQVVNDHLPTALATLEMALFGPHDSPGDPLPPEVLHHPEALGDPKALDDSKALEHPPTA, encoded by the coding sequence GTGGGCTTCAGCCGGGATAGTCAACGAGTCGTGGTGATTACGGGACCCAGCGGTGTCGGTAAAGGCACTCTGTTGCAGCAATTGCAACAAAAATATCCCCAAATCCACATCTCCATCTCTGCGACGACCCGATCGCCCCGTGCTGGGGAAGTGGAAGGTCAGCACTACTTCTTTGTCAGTCCCGCTGAATTCCAGACCATGGTGACAGGGGGGGAACTGCTGGAGTGGGCTGAGTTTGCGGGTAATTGCTACGGCACCCCCCGTAAACCGGTGGAAACCCAGGTTAGCCAAGGGAACTTAGTGATTCTGGAAATTGAGGTGGAAGGGGCGCGGCAAGTGCGCCAAACCTTCCCCGATGCCCTTCAAATTTTTGTGTTGCCGCCATCCCTGGGGGAACTGGAAAAACGGTTACGCAGCCGAGGCCAAGATTCCGAGGCGGCGATCGATCGTCGCTTGGACAAGGCCAAGGAGGAGCTGGCAGCAGCCCCTGAGTTTGATGTGCAGGTGGTTAATGATCACCTGCCTACCGCCCTAGCAACCTTAGAAATGGCCCTATTTGGCCCGCACGATTCACCGGGGGATCCGTTGCCCCCAGAGGTTTTGCATCATCCAGAGGCTTTAGGAGATCCAAAGGCTTTAGATGATTCAAAGGCTTTAGAGCATCCCCCAACGGCTTGA
- a CDS encoding GDSL-type esterase/lipase family protein — MQTLVRPEHFPALDSLQFQTPTPALIPSALRIVALGDSLVYGYGDPEGGGWVERLRRSWMDPSQPGHALYNLGIRGDGVNQVLQRLDGEFRNRGELKNRMPDRILLAVGLNDSARLGKSDGRNFTDFSTFSLALETLLDKAQDYCPVCFVGMVPTDPDKMPFLDCLYYSSLDQYRYKEATRIACDRRQIPYLDLFDLWLARGEAWWKRRLSSDGLHPNSLGYAAILDDVKTWGALPQFLA; from the coding sequence ATGCAAACCCTGGTTCGGCCTGAGCATTTCCCAGCACTGGACAGCCTCCAATTCCAGACTCCAACCCCTGCTTTGATCCCGTCTGCCCTGCGCATTGTTGCCCTAGGGGATAGCCTGGTATACGGCTATGGTGACCCGGAAGGGGGAGGATGGGTGGAACGGCTGCGGCGATCGTGGATGGATCCCAGCCAACCGGGCCATGCCCTCTACAACTTAGGAATTCGGGGGGATGGGGTCAACCAAGTGCTGCAACGGCTAGATGGGGAGTTCCGCAACCGGGGAGAACTGAAAAATCGAATGCCCGATCGCATTCTCCTGGCAGTGGGTCTCAATGATTCCGCCCGTCTCGGCAAATCCGATGGCCGTAATTTTACAGATTTTTCCACCTTTTCCCTGGCCCTAGAAACCCTGCTGGACAAAGCCCAGGACTATTGTCCGGTCTGCTTTGTGGGGATGGTGCCGACGGATCCCGATAAAATGCCGTTTTTAGACTGCCTCTACTACAGCAGTTTGGATCAATACCGCTATAAAGAGGCGACCCGGATCGCCTGCGATCGTCGCCAGATTCCCTATCTCGATTTATTTGATCTCTGGTTAGCACGGGGGGAAGCCTGGTGGAAACGTCGCCTCAGCAGTGATGGGTTACATCCCAATAGTTTGGGCTATGCTGCCATTTTGGATGATGTCAAAACCTGGGGAGCACTGCCCCAGTTCCTGGCCTAG
- a CDS encoding globin domain-containing protein: MSLQVELLEQSFEKVKPQATEFVDRFYENLFADYPAAKPLFEHTNMAKQKTMLLNSLVLVVDNLRSPDVLSDALKGMGARHVNYGALPAHYPLVGNSLIKTFSQFLGDGWTSDYEAAWAGAYDVITDLMLQGADYSQADVQLTSAPSPEPEPVAEPEPVVEPEPVAEPELVAEPELVTEPELVTEPELVTEPELVTEPELVAEPEPVAEPELVAEPESVAEPELVAEPELVAEPESVVEPELVAEPEPVAEPEPVVEPEAVAVAEPEPTPEPVAPVSSAPVSLAEKYRQFIQRLFGVNK, encoded by the coding sequence ATGAGCTTACAAGTTGAACTGTTAGAGCAAAGCTTTGAAAAGGTAAAGCCCCAGGCTACTGAGTTTGTCGATCGATTCTATGAAAACCTCTTTGCAGACTATCCAGCCGCTAAGCCTTTGTTTGAACATACCAACATGGCCAAACAAAAAACCATGCTGCTCAACTCCTTAGTCTTAGTGGTGGATAACCTGCGATCGCCCGATGTGCTCAGTGATGCCTTAAAGGGAATGGGGGCACGCCATGTTAACTATGGTGCTTTACCAGCGCACTACCCCTTGGTGGGCAACTCCTTAATTAAGACCTTTTCCCAGTTTCTAGGGGATGGTTGGACTTCGGACTATGAAGCTGCTTGGGCCGGTGCTTATGATGTCATCACGGATCTGATGCTGCAAGGGGCTGACTATTCCCAAGCTGATGTTCAGTTGACTAGTGCCCCATCCCCAGAACCCGAACCGGTTGCAGAACCAGAACCGGTTGTAGAACCAGAACCGGTTGCAGAACCGGAACTTGTTGCAGAACCGGAACTTGTTACAGAACCAGAACTTGTTACAGAACCAGAACTTGTTACAGAACCAGAACTTGTTACAGAACCGGAACTTGTTGCAGAACCCGAACCTGTTGCAGAACCAGAACTTGTTGCAGAACCGGAATCTGTTGCAGAACCGGAACTTGTTGCAGAACCAGAACTTGTTGCAGAACCGGAATCTGTTGTAGAACCGGAACTTGTTGCAGAACCAGAACCGGTTGCAGAACCAGAACCTGTTGTAGAACCGGAAGCTGTTGCAGTGGCAGAACCGGAACCGACTCCAGAGCCTGTTGCTCCCGTCAGTTCAGCACCCGTTAGTTTGGCAGAAAAATACCGACAGTTTATTCAACGCCTGTTTGGTGTAAACAAATAA
- a CDS encoding YlxR family protein, which produces MVPNTRRCLSCRKVAPKAEFWRVVRRAGDRQVQLDQGMGRSAYLCPTASCLRSAQKKNRLGRSLRVPIAETLYQTLWQRLDSHP; this is translated from the coding sequence ATGGTCCCGAATACTCGTCGCTGTTTAAGTTGTCGTAAGGTGGCCCCCAAGGCTGAGTTTTGGCGGGTGGTGCGGCGGGCGGGCGATCGCCAGGTTCAGCTTGATCAGGGCATGGGGCGATCGGCCTATCTTTGTCCCACGGCCTCTTGTCTACGCTCAGCCCAAAAGAAAAACCGCCTGGGGCGATCGCTGCGGGTGCCCATCGCCGAGACTCTATATCAAACCCTTTGGCAACGCCTGGACTCCCACCCCTAA
- the ureG gene encoding urease accessory protein UreG — protein sequence MSKLRIGVAGPVGSGKTALVEALCLALRDRYSLAVVTNDIYTQEDAQFLMRREALALDRIIGVETGGCPHTAIREDASINLGAIEDLERRFTDLDFVFVESGGDNLAATFSPELADITLYVIDVAAGDKIPRKGGPGITKSDLLVINKIDLAPLVGADLGVMDRDAQKMRGSKPFIFSNLKTGEGLGAIVDFIEGHLPPLEHR from the coding sequence ATGAGCAAACTCAGAATTGGTGTGGCGGGTCCGGTGGGATCCGGCAAAACCGCCCTGGTGGAAGCCCTCTGTTTAGCCCTACGCGATCGCTATAGCCTTGCAGTCGTCACCAATGACATTTATACCCAGGAAGATGCCCAGTTTTTGATGCGCCGGGAAGCCTTGGCCCTCGATCGCATTATTGGCGTAGAAACCGGGGGCTGTCCCCATACAGCCATTCGGGAAGATGCGTCCATTAATTTGGGGGCGATCGAGGATTTGGAACGGCGGTTTACGGACTTGGATTTTGTCTTTGTGGAAAGTGGCGGCGACAACTTAGCAGCCACCTTTAGCCCAGAATTGGCAGACATCACCCTTTATGTGATTGATGTGGCGGCGGGGGATAAAATTCCCCGCAAAGGGGGACCGGGCATTACGAAATCCGATTTATTGGTGATTAATAAAATTGACTTAGCGCCTTTGGTGGGGGCAGATTTGGGGGTGATGGATCGGGATGCCCAGAAAATGCGGGGATCGAAGCCCTTTATTTTTAGTAATTTGAAAACGGGGGAAGGGTTGGGGGCGATCGTGGACTTTATTGAAGGCCACTTACCCCCCTTAGAACATCGTTAG
- a CDS encoding pyridoxal-phosphate-dependent aminotransferase family protein translates to MDDKLMLMIPGPTPVPERVLQAMAKHPIGHRTGEFSEIVAAVDVDLKWLHQTQNDVLVVAASGTGAMEAGIINFFSAGDRVLVCGNGKFGDRWIKLAKAYGLNVEVMQEDWGKPLDPDAIGAILQADTGKTIKGVVFTHSETSSGVLNDLAAINRHVKDHGEALIIVDAVTSLGAISVPVDELELDVVASGSQKGYMIPPGLGFVSVSAKAWAAYDKATLPKFYFDLGTYRKNAAKNLTPFTPPINLYFALQASLQMMRQEGLESIFARHSRLQAATRAGVKALGFGLFAPDSHASPAVTAATPPEGIAAGDISKILSKRFDISIAGGQDHLKGKIIRIGHLGFISDRDVLMTIAALEATLLELGYTGFTPGSGVAAAAKAFQ, encoded by the coding sequence GTGGACGATAAGTTAATGCTCATGATCCCTGGACCCACACCTGTGCCAGAACGGGTGTTGCAGGCCATGGCCAAACATCCCATTGGTCACCGTACCGGGGAATTTAGCGAAATTGTGGCGGCTGTGGACGTGGATCTGAAGTGGTTGCACCAAACCCAAAATGATGTGCTGGTGGTGGCTGCCAGCGGTACGGGGGCCATGGAAGCAGGCATCATCAACTTTTTCAGCGCTGGCGATCGCGTTTTGGTCTGTGGCAATGGTAAGTTTGGCGATCGCTGGATCAAGTTGGCCAAAGCCTATGGTCTGAACGTCGAAGTCATGCAGGAAGACTGGGGCAAACCCCTGGATCCCGATGCCATTGGAGCCATCCTCCAAGCGGACACCGGCAAAACCATCAAGGGAGTCGTCTTCACCCACAGCGAGACCTCCTCTGGGGTACTCAATGATTTAGCTGCCATCAACCGCCATGTGAAGGATCACGGGGAAGCCCTGATTATTGTCGATGCGGTCACCAGCCTAGGGGCCATTAGTGTGCCTGTGGATGAGTTGGAGCTGGATGTGGTGGCTTCTGGTTCCCAAAAGGGCTACATGATTCCCCCTGGTTTGGGGTTTGTGTCCGTCAGTGCCAAGGCTTGGGCTGCTTATGACAAAGCCACCTTACCCAAGTTTTACTTTGACTTGGGCACCTATCGCAAAAATGCTGCCAAGAACCTCACCCCCTTTACGCCTCCCATCAACCTCTACTTCGCCCTCCAAGCGTCTCTGCAAATGATGCGTCAGGAAGGGCTGGAGAGCATTTTCGCCCGCCACAGCCGCCTCCAAGCCGCCACCCGCGCCGGGGTCAAAGCCTTGGGATTTGGGCTATTTGCCCCCGATAGCCACGCGAGTCCAGCGGTGACAGCAGCCACACCGCCGGAGGGGATCGCCGCCGGGGACATCAGTAAGATCCTGAGCAAGCGCTTTGATATTTCCATTGCAGGAGGCCAGGATCACCTCAAGGGCAAGATTATCCGCATTGGTCACTTGGGCTTTATTAGCGATCGTGATGTGTTGATGACGATCGCGGCCCTGGAAGCAACCTTGCTGGAATTGGGTTACACCGGTTTCACCCCCGGATCCGGTGTGGCCGCCGCTGCTAAGGCGTTCCAATAA
- a CDS encoding DUF4277 domain-containing protein — MNLKEQEIDVKDIDHLGIIAGIMDEMDLVGLIDQLIPPHSLEKISVGIAVKAMV; from the coding sequence ATGAACTTAAAAGAACAAGAGATCGATGTCAAAGACATTGACCATTTAGGAATAATAGCAGGAATCATGGACGAAATGGATTTGGTTGGCTTAATCGACCAGCTAATTCCTCCCCATTCCCTCGAAAAGATTAGTGTTGGCATTGCCGTCAAAGCAATGGT
- the sppA gene encoding signal peptide peptidase SppA, producing the protein MRDFFKQVFATVFGLFLFLGLSGAGLIVLMIGLASLGQQDEEVVVSGDKTLLVYDLSTLVTDRPLPPDFLTFAFDDLSTLSLRSLGQALDTAATDDDIVGLYLVGNNLPPGVGGYASLQAIRDALAAFQEQSGKPVLAYGSGWSEPEYYLASLADSVWINPLGDLTWDGFRAEVQFYGGAFAKYGVGMQIVRVGKYKSAVEPFLDRKFSAPSREQNLALITDLWQNFVETVATGRDLKPEQLQAVANQQGMLLPQEAEAQGLVDGLKYANEVETELRSLTGTTDLEEDIPMVTLADYALDLEAGNRGTSPMDSPNRIALVYAEGEVVTGSADQGFIASDDYTELLRDLRRDEAVKAVVLRINSPGGSATAAGLIGREVELLKAVKPVIVSMGDVAASGGYWIAAPADQIFAEPTTITGSIGVFGLLPNVQQVANNNGVTWDAVTTNPYANIDTLSRPKTPQELALLQRFVDDVYDRFITLVADGRSLPPAEVENLAQGRVWSGTAALRLKLVDQLGGLDMALEAAATAAKVGDDWTVDEYPPQPSLEKAVLDQLFSDLGGVGVQSPGNSGQGLRNLDPGSPSPWTILDHLPPFGTIGNLGGSAVLSPWLGAKGLAGSISAGSRPLSPPVAGLVQDLGDDWSLLLQLDDPRHAYSRLPYRLDVR; encoded by the coding sequence ATGCGTGATTTCTTCAAACAAGTTTTTGCCACCGTTTTTGGTCTGTTTCTGTTTCTAGGTCTCAGTGGAGCAGGGTTGATAGTGCTGATGATTGGCCTCGCCAGTCTGGGCCAACAGGACGAAGAGGTGGTGGTTTCGGGGGACAAAACCCTCCTGGTCTATGACCTGTCCACCTTGGTTACCGATCGCCCCCTGCCCCCCGACTTCCTGACCTTCGCCTTTGACGATCTCTCCACCCTGTCCCTGCGCTCCCTGGGCCAAGCCCTGGACACCGCCGCCACCGATGACGACATTGTGGGTCTCTATCTGGTGGGCAACAACCTGCCCCCAGGGGTGGGGGGCTATGCCTCCCTCCAAGCCATTCGGGATGCCCTGGCGGCGTTTCAGGAACAGTCGGGCAAACCGGTGCTGGCCTATGGATCCGGCTGGAGCGAACCGGAATATTACCTGGCATCCCTAGCGGACTCGGTGTGGATTAACCCCCTGGGGGATTTGACCTGGGATGGATTCCGGGCGGAAGTCCAGTTTTATGGGGGAGCTTTTGCCAAATATGGGGTGGGGATGCAAATTGTGCGGGTGGGCAAATATAAGTCGGCGGTGGAACCCTTTCTCGATCGCAAATTCAGCGCCCCCAGTCGGGAGCAAAACCTGGCCCTGATTACCGATCTCTGGCAGAACTTTGTGGAGACCGTGGCGACAGGTCGGGACCTCAAACCGGAGCAATTGCAGGCGGTGGCCAACCAGCAGGGGATGCTCTTGCCCCAGGAAGCCGAGGCCCAGGGATTGGTGGATGGTTTGAAATACGCCAATGAGGTGGAAACTGAGTTGCGATCGCTGACGGGGACGACCGATCTAGAAGAAGACATCCCCATGGTTACCCTGGCGGACTACGCCCTGGATCTGGAGGCGGGGAACCGGGGGACTAGCCCCATGGACAGCCCCAACCGCATTGCCCTGGTCTATGCTGAAGGGGAAGTGGTGACGGGATCCGCCGATCAGGGGTTTATTGCCAGTGATGACTACACCGAACTGTTGCGGGACCTGCGCCGCGATGAAGCGGTGAAAGCCGTGGTGCTGCGGATCAACAGCCCTGGGGGCAGCGCCACCGCAGCGGGTCTCATTGGCCGGGAAGTGGAATTACTGAAGGCCGTGAAGCCGGTCATCGTCTCCATGGGGGATGTGGCTGCATCCGGGGGCTATTGGATCGCCGCCCCAGCGGATCAGATTTTTGCAGAACCCACCACCATCACCGGATCGATCGGGGTCTTTGGCCTCTTGCCCAATGTCCAGCAAGTGGCTAACAATAATGGCGTAACCTGGGACGCGGTGACCACCAATCCCTACGCCAATATCGACACCCTGTCCCGCCCCAAAACGCCCCAGGAACTGGCCCTACTCCAGCGCTTTGTTGATGACGTTTACGATCGTTTTATCACCCTAGTAGCCGATGGGCGCTCTCTGCCCCCTGCTGAGGTGGAAAATCTGGCCCAGGGTCGGGTTTGGTCGGGTACAGCGGCCCTAAGGCTGAAACTAGTGGATCAGTTGGGGGGGCTGGATATGGCCCTAGAGGCGGCAGCAACGGCGGCAAAGGTGGGGGATGATTGGACGGTGGATGAGTATCCCCCCCAACCCAGTTTGGAGAAGGCGGTGCTGGATCAATTGTTCAGTGATCTGGGGGGGGTGGGGGTTCAATCCCCAGGGAACTCAGGCCAGGGTTTAAGGAATTTGGACCCCGGCAGTCCCAGCCCCTGGACGATTCTGGACCATCTGCCCCCCTTTGGTACGATCGGTAATTTGGGAGGTTCGGCGGTGTTGTCCCCTTGGCTTGGTGCTAAGGGTCTGGCTGGGTCCATCAGCGCCGGCTCCCGTCCCCTATCGCCCCCTGTGGCGGGTTTGGTGCAGGATTTGGGGGATGATTGGTCGTTACTGTTGCAACTGGATGACCCCCGCCATGCCTACAGCCGCCTCCCCTACCGTTTGGATGTGCGTTAA
- a CDS encoding HetZ-related protein has translation MNTNSKPASASTLSAVPATPPFLSTALEGTALEGTAPDPSPNPANPAFTSPVPAIESPALDVALENTDETVVLEDITGLMTLLRQELEADTKKPTTSSQAVSERIAKEVTRICAKSNRIQNSGEVANWKLTLGRHRLKKCLGYYKLGSRRGRVELHSTLSTIVYRHVARLKAQLGFHGRHALIEDFLQGFYIEVLKVFRRENHLPEDYCPKTRLELAEYMAFTEQYAKRRINLPGRANQQIIVLRSQNFARRQPQETLMDIEAAMESPKREEGEAFNRSPLSKHMREQMVADAVDPAEAVVRDRVLSELVKYLESQGHSDCVDYLALRLQDLPAPEIDEILGLSARQRDYLQQRFKYHVEKFSRLHQWELVHHWLGADLSQNLGLSPRQWQSFLGELDPAQQDILRLKQTQLSEATGTHLPSDQDIAQRLKCTPKQLQRRWYQILALAWKVRNEDLKDLKVQ, from the coding sequence ATGAACACCAACTCCAAACCCGCCTCTGCCTCCACCCTTTCAGCGGTGCCTGCGACCCCCCCATTCCTCAGTACTGCCCTAGAGGGTACTGCCCTAGAGGGTACTGCCCCAGATCCATCTCCCAACCCTGCAAACCCTGCTTTCACGAGTCCGGTTCCGGCGATCGAGTCCCCAGCCTTGGATGTAGCCCTAGAGAACACTGACGAGACGGTGGTCTTGGAAGATATTACGGGGCTGATGACCTTACTCCGGCAAGAACTGGAGGCAGATACCAAAAAACCCACCACCAGCAGCCAAGCGGTGTCCGAGCGCATCGCCAAGGAAGTCACCCGCATCTGCGCCAAGAGCAATCGGATCCAAAATTCCGGGGAGGTGGCCAACTGGAAGCTGACCTTAGGCAGACACCGTCTCAAAAAGTGCTTGGGCTACTACAAACTGGGATCCCGGCGGGGACGGGTGGAACTCCACAGTACCCTCAGCACCATCGTCTATCGCCATGTGGCTCGCCTCAAAGCTCAATTGGGGTTCCATGGTCGCCATGCCTTAATTGAAGACTTCCTCCAAGGCTTTTACATCGAAGTCCTCAAGGTGTTTCGTCGGGAAAACCATCTGCCAGAGGATTACTGCCCCAAAACTCGCCTAGAACTGGCGGAATACATGGCATTTACGGAGCAGTATGCTAAGCGGCGCATCAACCTGCCGGGGCGGGCTAACCAGCAGATCATTGTCCTCCGTTCCCAGAACTTTGCTCGCCGCCAACCCCAGGAAACCCTGATGGACATTGAGGCGGCTATGGAATCCCCCAAGCGGGAAGAGGGGGAAGCCTTTAACCGATCGCCCCTGTCCAAGCATATGCGGGAACAGATGGTGGCTGATGCGGTGGATCCGGCGGAGGCCGTGGTGCGCGATCGCGTCCTCTCTGAGTTGGTTAAATACCTAGAATCCCAGGGTCATAGTGATTGTGTGGATTACTTGGCCTTACGGTTACAGGATTTACCTGCCCCGGAAATTGACGAGATTCTCGGTCTCAGCGCCCGTCAACGGGACTATTTGCAACAGCGCTTTAAGTACCATGTGGAAAAATTCTCCCGGTTGCACCAGTGGGAGTTGGTTCACCATTGGCTCGGTGCCGATCTCAGCCAGAACCTAGGGTTATCCCCCCGGCAGTGGCAGAGCTTTCTGGGGGAGTTGGATCCCGCTCAACAGGATATTCTGCGGCTGAAACAAACCCAACTCAGCGAAGCCACCGGTACTCACCTGCCTTCGGATCAAGACATTGCCCAACGGCTGAAGTGTACCCCCAAGCAATTACAGCGCCGCTGGTATCAAATTCTGGCCTTAGCCTGGAAAGTCCGCAACGAAGATCTCAAGGATCTCAAGGTTCAATGA